The following coding sequences lie in one Drosophila sulfurigaster albostrigata strain 15112-1811.04 chromosome 2R, ASM2355843v2, whole genome shotgun sequence genomic window:
- the LOC133837297 gene encoding transmembrane protein 245 isoform X5, translating into MNRSDTIPIRRDRSFDSVLNRLLRMRSQNHESFRAAMYNFLIAAGVAAFVAVCFILGPFVRPLLWAFLMGAVLFPFKRKLAELLNNWFQRLEERDSNVLVSICLAPLEATEHCGRMLINWLCQHWQLLLSGCGVAICIKLLVLYAPKGFLLALWHWLTFSHGLFVSIIGFLNVYLLLVLIVIYLTSVHFFWTPEKSAHFVIAGQSMWVAIAGFLCSFLGALQVPVFLLVMAYVVVSTIYHLQTSDEMDSSTLLERVNKLFDKQDFEKSLSNISICRRAGGEATLQSDVEDISLSDTIDSTDTFEAAKPVGEEETHQSDTFFKLLFYACLGTFLYRNIWMFILAAVPVFLHLLYTVGSYTGITQFVCSKISEGYQGLRSWALEHHSAVLPLCLPGVLELNYKINCIVRDSLKSSVESVTSILMIILMLLIIIFLSVFFCVNIYSETIEVAYLGKDLINKTITDRPELIDILPANIQASIDDALDNAHHYGRRKIETYIDDWLADADKVHATKLKEQILDVWDRLIQYWIDFNKAGTSYGPRVPTDALKSTFGEIVDNPELVLVAKQGIIGWAQSNTQTILEVAESLWHIIRTNISVIMGVAGEILSLLLSGGQACIEFILDMIVFFTALFYLLSSSQEKYAPLQITKYMGYSTSGIKVADALENSITVVLISMFKCATFTGLFTWLVHTVFGARIVFLPSALAAMLAAAPFLGSYWCAVPAFLELWLAQDRFYAGVLLFLLQFFVPSSFETAIYADLKGGGHPYLNGLAIAGGMYWIGWQGAIFGPLMLCFFIGLFEVATLAMRNNQEPRRSSDEETRTT; encoded by the exons ATGAACCGTTCAGATACGATACCCATACGACGAGATCGCTCCTTTGACAGCGTTCTCAATCGTTTGCTGCGAATGCGTTCCCAGAATCATGAGAGTTTTCGAGCAGCCATGTACAACTTTCTGATCGCAGCAGGCGTCGCTGCATTCGTGGCCGTTTGCTTCATCCTAGGCCCATTTGTGCGTCCGTTGCTTTGGGCCTTCTTGATGGGCGCAGTGCTGTTTCCTTTCAAGCGTAAGTTGGCAGAGCTGCTAAACAATTGGTTCCAGCGTTTAGAGGAACGTGACTCGAATGTCTTGGTCTCAATTTGCCTGGCGCCGCTGGAGGCCACAGAGCATTGTGGTCGCATGTTGATCAATTGGCTGTGCCAACACTGGCAACTTCTGCTCTCCGGCTGCGGCGTTGCTATCTGCATTAAACTGCTGGTGCTGTACGCACCCAAGGGTTTTCTGCTGGCTCTCTGGCATTGGTTGACCTTCTCCCATGGTCTGTTCGTAAGCATCATTGGCTTCCTCAATGTATATTTG CTGCTTGTCTTAATTGTCATCTACTTAACATCGGTGCATTTCTTTTGGACGCCCGAGAAGAGCGCACATTTCGTCATCGCTGGCCAGTCCATGTGGGTGGCCATTGCTGGCTTTCTGTGCAGCTTCCTTGGCGCCTTGCAAGTGCCCGTCTTTCTTCTGGTTATGGCCTATGTTGTGGTCTCTACAATTTATCATCTGCAGACGAGCGATGAAATGGATTCGAGTACGTTGCTGGAGCGCGTAAACAAGCTGTTCGACAAGCAGGACTTTGAGAAATCACTGAGCAACATTAGCATCTGTCGGAGAGCTGGTGGCGAGGCCACTTTGCAGTCGGATGTGGAAGACATTTCGCTGAGCGATACCATCGATTCCACAGACACTTTCGAAGCGGCCAAGCCAGTGGGCGAGGAAGAAACTCATCAGAGTGATACGTTCTTTAAGCTATTGTTTTATGCTTGCCTTGGCACGTTTTTGTACCGAAACATTTGGATGTTTATACTGGCGGCAGTGCCGGTCTTTCTGCATCTGCTCTACACCGTGGGCAGCTACACGGGCATCACGCAGTTTGTCTGCAGCAAGATTAGCGAGGGATATCAAGGACTTAGA TCTTGGGCCCTGGAGCATCATTCGGCGGTGCTGCCTTTGTGTTTGCCTGGCGTGTTGGAGTTGAACTATAAGATCAATTGCATTGTGCGCGATTCGCTGAAGTCATCGGTAGAGTCGGTCACATCCATACTCATGATCATACTCATGTTGCTCATCATCATATTCCTGAGTGTTTTCTTTTGCGTCAACATCTATTCAGAGACCATTGAGGTGGCATATTTGGGCAAAGATCTAATTAACAAGACAATCACAGATCGTCCTGAGCTAATTGATATTCTGCCCGCCAATATACAAGCGTCCATCGATGATGCGCTCGACAATGCGCACCATTATGGACGACGTAAGATCGAGACCTATATCGATGATTGGCTAGCGGATGCGGACAAAGTGCATGCCACCAAGCTCAAGGAGCAAATCCTTGATGTCTGGGATCGTCTCATACAATACTGGATTGATTTTAACAAGGCAGGCACCTCGTATGGTCCTCGCGTACCCACGGACGCCTTGAAGAGCACCTTTGGCGAGATTGTCGATAATCCAG AGCTAGTTTTAGTGGCAAAACAGGGCATCATTGGCTGGGCTCAGAGCAATACGCAAACCATTCTGGAGGTCGCTGAATCCCTTTGGCACATCATACGTACGAACATCTCGGTGATTATGGGCGTCGCTGGCGAGATtctctcgctgctgctgtcgggCGGACAGGCGTGCATTGAATTCATACTGGACATG ATTGTTTTCTTTACTGCACTGTTCTATCTGCTGTCCAGCAGTCAGGAGAAATATGCTCCGCTGCAAATCACCAAATATATGGGCTACTCGACCTCGGGCATTAAGGTCGCCGATGCGCTGGAGAACTCCATTACCGTCGTGCTCATCTCCATGTTCAAATGCGCCACTTTTACGGGTCTCTTCACTTGGCTGGTGCACACGGTCTTTGGAGCACGCATTGTCTTTCTGCCCTCCGCATTGGCTGCGATGCTGGCAGCTGCTCCTTTCTTGGGCAGCTACTGGTGTGCGGTGCCAGCGTTTCTGGAGCTGTGGCTGGCCCAGGATCGCTTTTATGCGGGCGTACTCCTCTTTTTACTGCAATTCTTTGTGCCATCCTCTTTTGAGACAGCCATCTATGCGGATCTGAAAGG TGGCGGACATCCATATCTTAATGGTCTGGCCATTGCCGGTGGCATGTATTGGATTGGCTGGCAAGGTGCCATCTTTGGGCCACTCATGCTGTGCTTCTTCATTGGCCTCTTCGAGGTAGCCACTTTGGCGATGCGCAACAATCAGGAGCCCAG GCGCAGTTCGGATGAGGAGACGCGCACCACGTGA
- the LOC133837297 gene encoding transmembrane protein 245 isoform X4, translated as MNRSDTIPIRRDRSFDSVLNRLLRMRSQNHESFRAAMYNFLIAAGVAAFVAVCFILGPFVRPLLWAFLMGAVLFPFKRKLAELLNNWFQRLEERDSNVLVSICLAPLEATEHCGRMLINWLCQHWQLLLSGCGVAICIKLLVLYAPKGFLLALWHWLTFSHGLFVSIIGFLNVYLLLVLIVIYLTSVHFFWTPEKSAHFVIAGQSMWVAIAGFLCSFLGALQVPVFLLVMAYVVVSTIYHLQTSDEMDSSTLLERVNKLFDKQDFEKSLSNISICRRAGGEATLQSDVEDISLSDTIDSTDTFEAAKPVGEEETHQSDTFFKLLFYACLGTFLYRNIWMFILAAVPVFLHLLYTVGSYTGITQFVCSKISEGYQGLRSWALEHHSAVLPLCLPGVLELNYKINCIVRDSLKSSVESVTSILMIILMLLIIIFLSVFFCVNIYSETIEVAYLGKDLINKTITDRPELIDILPANIQASIDDALDNAHHYGRRKIETYIDDWLADADKVHATKLKEQILDVWDRLIQYWIDFNKAGTSYGPRVPTDALKSTFGEIVDNPGHFKELVLVAKQGIIGWAQSNTQTILEVAESLWHIIRTNISVIMGVAGEILSLLLSGGQACIEFILDMIVFFTALFYLLSSSQEKYAPLQITKYMGYSTSGIKVADALENSITVVLISMFKCATFTGLFTWLVHTVFGARIVFLPSALAAMLAAAPFLGSYWCAVPAFLELWLAQDRFYAGVLLFLLQFFVPSSFETAIYADLKGGGHPYLNGLAIAGGMYWIGWQGAIFGPLMLCFFIGLFEVATLAMRNNQEPRRSSDEETRTT; from the exons ATGAACCGTTCAGATACGATACCCATACGACGAGATCGCTCCTTTGACAGCGTTCTCAATCGTTTGCTGCGAATGCGTTCCCAGAATCATGAGAGTTTTCGAGCAGCCATGTACAACTTTCTGATCGCAGCAGGCGTCGCTGCATTCGTGGCCGTTTGCTTCATCCTAGGCCCATTTGTGCGTCCGTTGCTTTGGGCCTTCTTGATGGGCGCAGTGCTGTTTCCTTTCAAGCGTAAGTTGGCAGAGCTGCTAAACAATTGGTTCCAGCGTTTAGAGGAACGTGACTCGAATGTCTTGGTCTCAATTTGCCTGGCGCCGCTGGAGGCCACAGAGCATTGTGGTCGCATGTTGATCAATTGGCTGTGCCAACACTGGCAACTTCTGCTCTCCGGCTGCGGCGTTGCTATCTGCATTAAACTGCTGGTGCTGTACGCACCCAAGGGTTTTCTGCTGGCTCTCTGGCATTGGTTGACCTTCTCCCATGGTCTGTTCGTAAGCATCATTGGCTTCCTCAATGTATATTTG CTGCTTGTCTTAATTGTCATCTACTTAACATCGGTGCATTTCTTTTGGACGCCCGAGAAGAGCGCACATTTCGTCATCGCTGGCCAGTCCATGTGGGTGGCCATTGCTGGCTTTCTGTGCAGCTTCCTTGGCGCCTTGCAAGTGCCCGTCTTTCTTCTGGTTATGGCCTATGTTGTGGTCTCTACAATTTATCATCTGCAGACGAGCGATGAAATGGATTCGAGTACGTTGCTGGAGCGCGTAAACAAGCTGTTCGACAAGCAGGACTTTGAGAAATCACTGAGCAACATTAGCATCTGTCGGAGAGCTGGTGGCGAGGCCACTTTGCAGTCGGATGTGGAAGACATTTCGCTGAGCGATACCATCGATTCCACAGACACTTTCGAAGCGGCCAAGCCAGTGGGCGAGGAAGAAACTCATCAGAGTGATACGTTCTTTAAGCTATTGTTTTATGCTTGCCTTGGCACGTTTTTGTACCGAAACATTTGGATGTTTATACTGGCGGCAGTGCCGGTCTTTCTGCATCTGCTCTACACCGTGGGCAGCTACACGGGCATCACGCAGTTTGTCTGCAGCAAGATTAGCGAGGGATATCAAGGACTTAGA TCTTGGGCCCTGGAGCATCATTCGGCGGTGCTGCCTTTGTGTTTGCCTGGCGTGTTGGAGTTGAACTATAAGATCAATTGCATTGTGCGCGATTCGCTGAAGTCATCGGTAGAGTCGGTCACATCCATACTCATGATCATACTCATGTTGCTCATCATCATATTCCTGAGTGTTTTCTTTTGCGTCAACATCTATTCAGAGACCATTGAGGTGGCATATTTGGGCAAAGATCTAATTAACAAGACAATCACAGATCGTCCTGAGCTAATTGATATTCTGCCCGCCAATATACAAGCGTCCATCGATGATGCGCTCGACAATGCGCACCATTATGGACGACGTAAGATCGAGACCTATATCGATGATTGGCTAGCGGATGCGGACAAAGTGCATGCCACCAAGCTCAAGGAGCAAATCCTTGATGTCTGGGATCGTCTCATACAATACTGGATTGATTTTAACAAGGCAGGCACCTCGTATGGTCCTCGCGTACCCACGGACGCCTTGAAGAGCACCTTTGGCGAGATTGTCGATAATCCAG GACATTTTAAAGAGCTAGTTTTAGTGGCAAAACAGGGCATCATTGGCTGGGCTCAGAGCAATACGCAAACCATTCTGGAGGTCGCTGAATCCCTTTGGCACATCATACGTACGAACATCTCGGTGATTATGGGCGTCGCTGGCGAGATtctctcgctgctgctgtcgggCGGACAGGCGTGCATTGAATTCATACTGGACATG ATTGTTTTCTTTACTGCACTGTTCTATCTGCTGTCCAGCAGTCAGGAGAAATATGCTCCGCTGCAAATCACCAAATATATGGGCTACTCGACCTCGGGCATTAAGGTCGCCGATGCGCTGGAGAACTCCATTACCGTCGTGCTCATCTCCATGTTCAAATGCGCCACTTTTACGGGTCTCTTCACTTGGCTGGTGCACACGGTCTTTGGAGCACGCATTGTCTTTCTGCCCTCCGCATTGGCTGCGATGCTGGCAGCTGCTCCTTTCTTGGGCAGCTACTGGTGTGCGGTGCCAGCGTTTCTGGAGCTGTGGCTGGCCCAGGATCGCTTTTATGCGGGCGTACTCCTCTTTTTACTGCAATTCTTTGTGCCATCCTCTTTTGAGACAGCCATCTATGCGGATCTGAAAGG TGGCGGACATCCATATCTTAATGGTCTGGCCATTGCCGGTGGCATGTATTGGATTGGCTGGCAAGGTGCCATCTTTGGGCCACTCATGCTGTGCTTCTTCATTGGCCTCTTCGAGGTAGCCACTTTGGCGATGCGCAACAATCAGGAGCCCAG GCGCAGTTCGGATGAGGAGACGCGCACCACGTGA
- the LOC133837297 gene encoding transmembrane protein 245 isoform X7, whose protein sequence is MNRSDTIPIRRDRSFDSVLNRLLRMRSQNHESFRAAMYNFLIAAGVAAFVAVCFILGPFVRPLLWAFLMGAVLFPFKRKLAELLNNWFQRLEERDSNVLVSICLAPLEATEHCGRMLINWLCQHWQLLLSGCGVAICIKLLVLYAPKGFLLALWHWLTFSHGLFVSIIGFLNVYLLLVLIVIYLTSVHFFWTPEKSAHFVIAGQSMWVAIAGFLCSFLGALQVPVFLLVMAYVVVSTIYHLQTSDEMDSSTLLERVNKLFDKQDFEKSLSNISICRRAGGEATLQSDVEDISLSDTIDSTDTFEAAKPVGEEETHQSDTFFKLLFYACLGTFLYRNIWMFILAAVPVFLHLLYTVGSYTGITQFVCSKISEGYQGLRSWALEHHSAVLPLCLPGVLELNYKINCIVRDSLKSSVESVTSILMIILMLLIIIFLSVFFCVNIYSETIEVAYLGKDLINKTITDRPELIDILPANIQASIDDALDNAHHYGRRKIETYIDDWLADADKVHATKLKEQILDVWDRLIQYWIDFNKAGTSYGPRVPTDALKSTFGEIVDNPDRNCSVVGLILLTSCSPFRMRLEK, encoded by the exons ATGAACCGTTCAGATACGATACCCATACGACGAGATCGCTCCTTTGACAGCGTTCTCAATCGTTTGCTGCGAATGCGTTCCCAGAATCATGAGAGTTTTCGAGCAGCCATGTACAACTTTCTGATCGCAGCAGGCGTCGCTGCATTCGTGGCCGTTTGCTTCATCCTAGGCCCATTTGTGCGTCCGTTGCTTTGGGCCTTCTTGATGGGCGCAGTGCTGTTTCCTTTCAAGCGTAAGTTGGCAGAGCTGCTAAACAATTGGTTCCAGCGTTTAGAGGAACGTGACTCGAATGTCTTGGTCTCAATTTGCCTGGCGCCGCTGGAGGCCACAGAGCATTGTGGTCGCATGTTGATCAATTGGCTGTGCCAACACTGGCAACTTCTGCTCTCCGGCTGCGGCGTTGCTATCTGCATTAAACTGCTGGTGCTGTACGCACCCAAGGGTTTTCTGCTGGCTCTCTGGCATTGGTTGACCTTCTCCCATGGTCTGTTCGTAAGCATCATTGGCTTCCTCAATGTATATTTG CTGCTTGTCTTAATTGTCATCTACTTAACATCGGTGCATTTCTTTTGGACGCCCGAGAAGAGCGCACATTTCGTCATCGCTGGCCAGTCCATGTGGGTGGCCATTGCTGGCTTTCTGTGCAGCTTCCTTGGCGCCTTGCAAGTGCCCGTCTTTCTTCTGGTTATGGCCTATGTTGTGGTCTCTACAATTTATCATCTGCAGACGAGCGATGAAATGGATTCGAGTACGTTGCTGGAGCGCGTAAACAAGCTGTTCGACAAGCAGGACTTTGAGAAATCACTGAGCAACATTAGCATCTGTCGGAGAGCTGGTGGCGAGGCCACTTTGCAGTCGGATGTGGAAGACATTTCGCTGAGCGATACCATCGATTCCACAGACACTTTCGAAGCGGCCAAGCCAGTGGGCGAGGAAGAAACTCATCAGAGTGATACGTTCTTTAAGCTATTGTTTTATGCTTGCCTTGGCACGTTTTTGTACCGAAACATTTGGATGTTTATACTGGCGGCAGTGCCGGTCTTTCTGCATCTGCTCTACACCGTGGGCAGCTACACGGGCATCACGCAGTTTGTCTGCAGCAAGATTAGCGAGGGATATCAAGGACTTAGA TCTTGGGCCCTGGAGCATCATTCGGCGGTGCTGCCTTTGTGTTTGCCTGGCGTGTTGGAGTTGAACTATAAGATCAATTGCATTGTGCGCGATTCGCTGAAGTCATCGGTAGAGTCGGTCACATCCATACTCATGATCATACTCATGTTGCTCATCATCATATTCCTGAGTGTTTTCTTTTGCGTCAACATCTATTCAGAGACCATTGAGGTGGCATATTTGGGCAAAGATCTAATTAACAAGACAATCACAGATCGTCCTGAGCTAATTGATATTCTGCCCGCCAATATACAAGCGTCCATCGATGATGCGCTCGACAATGCGCACCATTATGGACGACGTAAGATCGAGACCTATATCGATGATTGGCTAGCGGATGCGGACAAAGTGCATGCCACCAAGCTCAAGGAGCAAATCCTTGATGTCTGGGATCGTCTCATACAATACTGGATTGATTTTAACAAGGCAGGCACCTCGTATGGTCCTCGCGTACCCACGGACGCCTTGAAGAGCACCTTTGGCGAGATTGTCGATAATCCAG ATCGCAATTGTTCAGTTGTTGGCCTAATCCTACTCACATCCTGTAGTCCGTTCCGTATGCGTCTCGAAAAATAA